GGATAAAAACGATGAGTTTACTCAATGTCGCTCTTGCAATTTTGTTACCCCCTGTAAGTGTTTTCCTAAATGAAGGAATAGGCATCACCTTAGTCATCAATATTGCCTTGACTATAGTGGGTTGGATTCCGGGCTCCATCCATGCGGTATGGATATTATCGAAGCGATCTGAAAAAGCCCGTATTTAGAGTAGTGCCTTGTAGATAATATGACCTCCGACTCTCCACTCATCACCCCTCCTCCCTTATCATCATCTGACTCCGTTAATAATATTCAGAAAGACTTGGAGGTCATATCTCCAGTGGTTTGGCAAGCAGGTTATCAAGGTAAAGTCAATTGGCTCGGTACTCAATGGCAAGTCCTAACAGGGCGTTTACCTGCTGATAGTTTAGGGGATGCTTTTTGGGAATCAGTAGCGGAGAGGGAGCGGGAATATAGTCGTCAACAATGGCAAAATGCTTGTGATAAGCAGCAAGCATTTTCGATGTCTACCAGTCTATGCTTGAGCAGTGGTAATCTTGGCTCTGCAATAGTTCAGGGTGAGCCTCTTTGGGATGATCAAAAACAATTGGTTGGATGGGTTGGAACGGTACAGGTTACTGACACTGCCACTCCATTACAATCTAGACTGGATTATAGTCAGCAATTTTTACAGGCCGTTCTGGATAATCTGTCTGATGGCATCGTTGCCTGTGATGCTCAAGGAGTATTGACACTCTTCAACCAAGCAACCCAAGCGCTACATGGACTCCCCCTTTGTACAATCCCCGCTGAGCAGTGGGCAGACTACTACGATCTGTATGAAGCAGATGGTAAATCTCCCCTGGCTCAGCATGATATTCCCCTTTTCAGGGCGCTGAAAGGAGAATCCGTCCTAGATGCCGAGATAATGATTAAGCCGAAACAAGGCATTCCCCGGACGATTCTGGCCAATGGTGATCCAATTTACGCCAAAGATGGTCAAAAACTCGGCGCTGTCGTGGCTATGCAGGATATCACCCAACGTAAACGCGCTGAGTTGGAGTTGCGTAAAAGCGAAGACCGGTGGCAGCTTGCCATCCAAGGTACAGGAGATGGTCTATTTGATTGGGATGTTGTCACTAACGAAGCCTTTATGTCGCCTCAGTTGAAGCAGACGCTGGGTTATGAAGATCATGAGGTAGAAAATAGCTTTGAGGGCTGGCGACAGTTGGTTCACCCCCATGACCTTGAAGACGTTGCTGCTGCCCTTGAAGCCCACCTACAGAACAATGGCTCTCTCTACCGAGCTGAGTATCGGATGCGATGTAGAGATGGTAACATCAAGTGGATTTTGGCCCGGGGCCAGACTCAATGGAATGATGATGGGAAGCCCATACGAATGATTGGGTCCCATCAAGATATTACGCGACAAAAGCAAGCGGAGCAGCAACTGGCTCAGCTTAACCAAGATTTAGAGTCACGGGTCAAGGCCCGAACTGCTCAGCTAGCAGCAGCTAATCGTCAAAAAGAACTGTTACTGACTCAAGAGCAAGCTGCTCGTCAGCAAGCTGAAGATACCAAAGCTGCCATTGAGCTCTACGAACAAATCATTCACAATATCCAACTTGGTTTTTTGGTTTGGAAGGCCCCCGATTTGATGACAATTGAAGCATTAGAACTGGTGGCAGCTAACCCAGCTGCAGAAAATCTGTTGGAAACAGAGCTACAGAGTAAAATTGGCCATCGGATGGAAGTAGTTTTTCCTGATTTCGTTGAGCATAATCCCAATGTTCTTGTATCTCTGTTAGAAGTAATTGAGGCTCAGCAATCCCAAACTTTCGACCATGTGACCTTGACACAACCTAGTGGCGAAATCAGAATTTTTTCGCTAAAAGCTTTTCCTCTCCCGGATCACTGTATTGGAGTAGCTTTTGAAAATATTACGGAAAGAAAGCGAACTGAAGCTGCTCTAAGCCAGAGTGAACAGCGATATCGTACTGTGATAGACAGTGTCGAAGAAGTGATCTTTCAAACAGATACCCATGGCTGTTGGACGTTTCTTAACTCAGCTTGGACAGAGATCACGGAATATGAGATCAGCGAAAGCTTAGGAAAGTCCCTTAAAAAGCTAATCCCTGCTCCAACGGATCAGCTAAAGTGGCAAGCCCTATTCGATGATTTAGTCCATGAAGCAGAAGGCCTTATCAACTTTAAAATTGAAATTTTGACCAAAGCCCAGGAACGACGATGGTTAGAAATTAGGGCAGTCCCTTTTCTTGATATGGATGGTTGTATTATTGGTACCAAAGGTACCATTCACGATATTACAGAACTGGAGAAATCAGCGGCGAATCTCAAAGTCCAAGCGAATCAGTTGATCCAATTAAATGCTGACTTGACGGCAACTACTGAGCAACTGGAAAAACGCAACCAAGAATTAGACCAGTTTGCCTACGTGACTTCCCATGATCTGAAAGCCCCCCTGAGAGCGATCGCTAATCTTTCTGAGTGGATCGAAGAAGATCTTGAAGATCATTTCACTGATGAAGCCCGTAACCAAATGACTTTATTGCGCAGTCGTGTGATGCGGATGGAAAATTTGATCAACGGACTATTATCTTATTCTAGAGCAGGTCGTTTACATCAACCCAGTCAAAAGGTTGACGTGAAACAGTTAGTAAACGAAATCATCAATTCTCTCAATATACCTAACAGTATGGAAGTGCAGATTGATCCAGAATTGCCATGCTTGATGACTCAGGAATTACCGTTGCTACAAGTCTTTTCTAACTTAATCAGCAATGCAGTTAAACATCATAATCAAGATCGTGGCAAGATCAAAATTATGTTTCAAGATCAAGGAAACCATTATCAATTTTCAGTAAAAGATGATGGTCCGGGGATTGATCCTCAATATCATCAGAAAGTGTTCAATATTTTCCAAACGCTAAAAGCACGGGATAGCTTTGAAAGCACTGGTATTGGCCTGGCTATCGTCAAAAAAATCGTTGAATCACAAGGGGGAACGATTACGTTGGTGTCGCAGCTAGGGGCTGGATCGACCTTTCACTTCACATGGCTAAAGTGAGTATTTCCCAAGAAACCAATGCCCAATATCAGAAGGCGTTATGCAAAACGAGATTTGGAATCTCTTCCTTTTAATAGATGTGAGTAAAAGAAATCATTGTGTAATCTAGAAGAGCCTTAGAAAAATATCTTCTTGAGCACTTAACTCATGTTGCAAGTTGGATAAAAGGGAGATGAATGATAAAACGCTCAATATTTTATTGGTAGAAGACGATGAAGTAGATGTGATGAACGTCCAGCGAGCTTTCAAAAAGGCGAGAATTACAAATCCCTTGTATGTTGCTGGTAATGGCTTGGAAGCACTGTCCATGCTTCGGGGACAAGATGGAGAATCCGCCCAAGTACCCAAATCTCGACGTTTAATCATGCTTGATCTCAACATGCCCAAAATGAATGGGTTGGAATTTTTAGAAGCGATACGCAACGATCCAGAACTTAAATCGACGCCTGTGATAGTGTTGACCACCTCAGACGAGGATCGCGATCGCATCGAAGCTTACAACCATAATGTGGCCGGTTATATTCTCAAACCCGTTACTTTCTCCAAATTTGCGGATGTGATGGCCAC
The genomic region above belongs to Acaryochloris sp. CCMEE 5410 and contains:
- a CDS encoding response regulator — encoded protein: MNDKTLNILLVEDDEVDVMNVQRAFKKARITNPLYVAGNGLEALSMLRGQDGESAQVPKSRRLIMLDLNMPKMNGLEFLEAIRNDPELKSTPVIVLTTSDEDRDRIEAYNHNVAGYILKPVTFSKFADVMATLNKYWTLCEML
- a CDS encoding PAS domain S-box protein; translated protein: MTSDSPLITPPPLSSSDSVNNIQKDLEVISPVVWQAGYQGKVNWLGTQWQVLTGRLPADSLGDAFWESVAEREREYSRQQWQNACDKQQAFSMSTSLCLSSGNLGSAIVQGEPLWDDQKQLVGWVGTVQVTDTATPLQSRLDYSQQFLQAVLDNLSDGIVACDAQGVLTLFNQATQALHGLPLCTIPAEQWADYYDLYEADGKSPLAQHDIPLFRALKGESVLDAEIMIKPKQGIPRTILANGDPIYAKDGQKLGAVVAMQDITQRKRAELELRKSEDRWQLAIQGTGDGLFDWDVVTNEAFMSPQLKQTLGYEDHEVENSFEGWRQLVHPHDLEDVAAALEAHLQNNGSLYRAEYRMRCRDGNIKWILARGQTQWNDDGKPIRMIGSHQDITRQKQAEQQLAQLNQDLESRVKARTAQLAAANRQKELLLTQEQAARQQAEDTKAAIELYEQIIHNIQLGFLVWKAPDLMTIEALELVAANPAAENLLETELQSKIGHRMEVVFPDFVEHNPNVLVSLLEVIEAQQSQTFDHVTLTQPSGEIRIFSLKAFPLPDHCIGVAFENITERKRTEAALSQSEQRYRTVIDSVEEVIFQTDTHGCWTFLNSAWTEITEYEISESLGKSLKKLIPAPTDQLKWQALFDDLVHEAEGLINFKIEILTKAQERRWLEIRAVPFLDMDGCIIGTKGTIHDITELEKSAANLKVQANQLIQLNADLTATTEQLEKRNQELDQFAYVTSHDLKAPLRAIANLSEWIEEDLEDHFTDEARNQMTLLRSRVMRMENLINGLLSYSRAGRLHQPSQKVDVKQLVNEIINSLNIPNSMEVQIDPELPCLMTQELPLLQVFSNLISNAVKHHNQDRGKIKIMFQDQGNHYQFSVKDDGPGIDPQYHQKVFNIFQTLKARDSFESTGIGLAIVKKIVESQGGTITLVSQLGAGSTFHFTWLK
- a CDS encoding YqaE/Pmp3 family membrane protein; its protein translation is MSLLNVALAILLPPVSVFLNEGIGITLVINIALTIVGWIPGSIHAVWILSKRSEKARI